In one Vanessa tameamea isolate UH-Manoa-2023 chromosome 12, ilVanTame1 primary haplotype, whole genome shotgun sequence genomic region, the following are encoded:
- the LOC113402445 gene encoding peroxisomal membrane protein 11C-like, which produces MNTVDEICDLLQAHSNRDKIVSLTSYILKLWGASSKRQNLLTASANLASARAALRLFDDAAVLNNILKYGLGKQDGPWWGALGVSNGLFTLAYLQAEKIVFLLDTGVLTLDEEKTFQIRTAHKLFWALFSFIGLIRSIRALHVSAQNLKDPNRTKCAPARFTQATLTSTKLVLDVIHAVSWLPRGWLWGSSLQTSHAAAIATLSAVLGLVTHYHGKRLLPR; this is translated from the exons ATGAATACGGTCGACGAAATCTGCGATTTATTGCAGGCTCACAGTAATCGCGATAAA atagtaTCACTGACAAGCTACATCCTAAAGCTTTGGGGCGCGAGTTCGAAGCGGCAAAATCTTTTGACAGCGAGTGCGAACCTTGCGAGCGCACGGGCAGCCTTAAGACTCTTTGACGATGCTGCTGTGCTTAACAATATCCTCAAATATGGACTTGGGAAACAG GATGGTCCTTGGTGGGGAGCTCTGGGCGTGTCGAATGGCTTGTTCACGCTAGCGTACTTACAGGCTGAGAAAATTGTCTTCTTACTTGATACAGGTGTATTGACACTAGATGAGGAAAAAACGTTCCAAATAAGAACTGCACATAAGCTCTTTTGGGCGCTGTTCTCATTCATTGGATTGATCAG GTCAATCAGAGCCTTACACGTATCTGCTCAGAATTTGAAAGATCCCAATCGTACTAAATGCGCTCCGGCAAGATTCACACAGGCTACATTGACTAGTACGAAGCTCGTACTGGATGTGATTCACGCTGTCAGCTGGCTGCCTCGGGGCTGGTTGTGGGGCAGTTCTCTACAAACGTCACATGCTGCTGCGATAGCGACTCTATCCGCTGTACTGGGTTTAGTCACACACTACCACGGGAAAAGACTTTTGCCACGATAA